In one Vulgatibacter incomptus genomic region, the following are encoded:
- a CDS encoding RluA family pseudouridine synthase, whose product MEILFEDDDLVAVDKPAGIPVIPGRNGGESLRDRLEAERGAKIWVVHRLDAGTSGALVFAKNAAAHRALSLAFEGREVEKRYLAIVEGEPAGDELRIDVPLHAARKGRMRPARPDEADAKPSVTDVRVLERLGSFSLVEARPLTGRQHQIRVHLKSIGHSLAVDPAYGSRERLELPGAKLERTPLHAARLSLPHPKGGRRLVVEAPLATDLTTFLDALRKPE is encoded by the coding sequence TTGGAGATCCTCTTCGAGGACGACGACCTCGTCGCAGTCGACAAGCCGGCGGGCATCCCCGTGATCCCGGGCCGCAATGGCGGCGAGTCGCTGCGAGACCGTCTCGAGGCGGAACGCGGCGCCAAGATTTGGGTGGTGCACCGCCTCGACGCCGGCACGAGCGGTGCCCTGGTCTTCGCCAAGAACGCCGCTGCGCACCGGGCCCTCTCGCTCGCCTTCGAGGGGCGCGAGGTGGAGAAGCGTTATCTCGCGATCGTGGAGGGAGAGCCCGCAGGAGACGAGCTCCGGATCGACGTCCCCCTCCACGCCGCGCGAAAGGGACGGATGCGGCCGGCGCGTCCGGACGAGGCCGACGCGAAGCCCTCCGTCACCGACGTCCGCGTGCTCGAGCGCCTCGGCTCGTTTTCACTCGTCGAAGCGAGGCCTCTCACCGGCCGTCAGCACCAGATCCGCGTGCACCTCAAGTCGATCGGGCATTCGCTCGCGGTGGACCCGGCCTATGGCAGCCGGGAGCGGCTGGAGCTCCCCGGCGCGAAGCTGGAGCGCACCCCCCTCCATGCGGCCCGGCTCTCCCTGCCGCATCCGAAGGGCGGTCGAAGGCTCGTGGTGGAGGCGCCGCTCGCTACGGACCTCACCACGTTCCTCGATGCCCTCCGGAAGCCGGAGTAG